From Corvus moneduloides isolate bCorMon1 chromosome 2, bCorMon1.pri, whole genome shotgun sequence, one genomic window encodes:
- the LOC116436815 gene encoding olfactory receptor 52R1-like yields MSLNSTAFSHPPYFLLIGIPGLEEEQFWIAFPFCIMYGVALLGNITLLLIIKAEPSLHEPMFLFLAMLAFTDLVLSTSTLPKMLSIFWLGFGEIGFPSCLTQMFFIHTFSTVESGVLSAMALDRFVAICCPLRHSTILSGPVVVALVSLVLVRGVLLVSPTCFLVHQRRFCQHHVIAHSYCEHMAVVKLACGDTRANVTYGLFVALLVTGTDLVLISVSYTMILRVVARLPSREAQLKAFSTCTSHVCVILAFYTPALFTVLAHRFGQGIPPPVHIVVANLYLLVPPTLNPIVYGVRTKKLWDRVVRLFQRKGT; encoded by the coding sequence ATGTCTCTGAACTCTACTGCCTTCTCCCACCCTCCCTATTTCCTCCTCATTGGCATccctgggctggaggaggagcagtTCTGGATTGCCTTCCCCTTCTGCATCATGTATGGCGTCGCCCTGCTGGGGAACATCACCCTTCTCCTCATCATcaaggcagagcccagcctgcaTGAGCCCATGTTCCTCTTCCTGGCCATGCTGGCCTTCACTGACCTGGTCCTGTCCACCTCCACACTACCCAAAATGCTCAGCATCTTCTGGCTGGGCTTCGGGGAGATTGGGTTTCCCTCCTGCCTCACTCAGATGTTCTTCATCCACACCTTCTCCACGGTGGAGTCGGGCGTGCTCTCAGCCATGGCCTTGGATCGCTTTGTGGCCATTTGCTGCCCACTGAGGCACTCCACCATCCTCTCGGGGCCCGTGGTGGTGGCCCTGGTGAGCCTGGTGCTGGTGCGGGGGGTGCTCCTGGTGAGCCCCACGTGCTTCCTGGTCCACCAGAGACGCTTCTGCCAGCACCACGTCATCGCCCACTCCTACTGCGAGCACATGGCCGTGGTGAAGCTGGCCTGCGGGGACACCAGGGCCAATGTCACTTACGGGCTCTTCGTGGCTCTCCTGGTGACAGGGACTGACCTGGTGCTGATCTCTGTGTCCTACACCATGATCCTGCGTGTGGTGGCGAGGCTGCCGTCCAGAGAGGCCCAGCTGAAAGCCTTCAGCACTTGCACGTCCCACGTCTGTGTCATCCTGGCCTTTTACACCCCTGCCCTCTTCACGGTCCTCGCCCACCGCTTTGGGCAGGGCATCCCTCCCCCCGTCCACATCGTGGTGGCCAATCTGTACCTGCTCGTGCCCCCCACACTGAACCCCATTGTGTATGGGGTGAGAACAAAGAAGCTCTGGGACAGGGTGGTCAGACTCTTCCAGCGCAAGGGAACCTGA
- the LOC116440439 gene encoding olfactory receptor 51G2-like — MEHDSHSPWEFNGSFYQPSAFLMMGIPGLEALHPWISIPFCALYLTALLGNCVILFIIRKTQSLHEPMYYFLSMLAVTDLGLALCTLPTTLGLFWFNVRRIGFDACLTQMYFIHILSFIESSVLLAMAFDRFIAISHPLRHPSILTKTTVLKIGLAIVLRGMVSLLPIPFLLKRLTYCGKTELSHSFCFHPDIMNLACADIKVNVFYGMIILLSTVGMDFIFIVLSYILIIRTVVSLTTKEECLKALNTCVSHICAVLVFFIPMIGLSMIHRFGKNVPPLVNTLVAYTYLIIPPALNPVIYSIKSTHMREALLRALRRKRGSDW, encoded by the coding sequence atggagcatGACTCACACAGCCCTTGGGAATTCAATGGCTCCTTCTATCAGCCTTCAGCTTTCCTCATGATGGGCATCCCGGGCCTGGAAGCCCTTCACCCCTGGATCTCCATCCCTTTCTGTGCCCTCTACCTCACTGCTCTCTTGGGGAACTGCGTCATCCTGTTCATCATCAGGAAGACCCAAAGTCTGCATGAGCCCATGTACTACTTCCTGTCCATGCTGGCGGTCACTGACCTGGGCCTGGCTCTCTGCACCCTGCCCACCACCCTGGGCCTCTTTTGGTTCAATGTGCGCAGGATTGGCTTCGACGCCTGCCTCACCCAGATGTATTTCATCCACATCCTGTCCTTCATCGAGTCCTCCGTGCTCCTGGCCATGGCCTTTGACCGCTTCATTGCCATCTCCCACCCCCTGAGACACCCATCCATCCTGACCAAAACCACTGTCCTAAAGATAGGCCTGGCCATCGTGCTGAGAGGGATGGTCTCGCtccttcccattcccttccTGCTCAAGAGACTGACCTACTGTGGCAAGACGGAGCTTTCCCACTCCTTCTGCTTCCATCCTGACATCATGAACCTGGCATGTGCAGATATAAAGGTCAATGTCTTCTACGGGATGATCATTCTCTTATCCACGGTGGGGATGGACTTCATCTTCATCGTGCTGTCCTACATCCTCATCATCAGAACCGTCGTCAGCCTCACCACCAAGGAGGAGTGTCTGAAGGCTTTGAACACCTGTGTCTCCCACATCTGTGCTGTCCTCGTCTTCTTCATCCCCATGATCGGACTGTCCATGATCCATCGCTTTGGAAAGAACGTTCCTCCCCTCGTTAACACCTTGGTGGCCTACACCTACCTCATCATTCCCCCTGCTCTCAACCCCGTTATCTACAGCATAAAATCCACCCACATGCGGGAGGCCTTGCTCAGGGCCCTGCGCAGGAAGCGTGGATCTGACTGGTAG
- the LOC116440440 gene encoding olfactory receptor 51E2-like: protein MPFSNSSDLSPSFILASIPGLEAAQSWMAIPLCSAYILAVTGNCAVLLVVRMEPSLHAPMYFFLCMLAAIDLALATATVPRILSFYWFNSREIGFGACLLQMFLIHTLSAIESTVLLAMAVDRYVAICHPLRHAAILTNAATAKIGLLAMARGVLFFLPLPLLLLPLPFCGSRVLSHSFCLHQDVMNLACANTTPSVVYGLTAILLVMGLDAVLICLSYILILKAVLRLAAWRERLKVFSTCIAHICVVLAFYVPLIGLSVVHRFGKDLAPLVHIIMGNIYILVPAVLNPIIYGVRTKQIQRRILSLIHVSDRTPR from the coding sequence ATGCCCTTCTCCAACAGCTCTGACCTCAGCCCGTCCTTCATCCTGGCCAGCATCCCGGGGCTGGAGGCCGCGCAGTCCTGGATGGCCATCCCGCTGTGCTCTGCCTACATCCTGGCGGTGACGGGCAACTGCGcggtgctgctggtggtgcgGATGGAGCCCAGCCTGCACGCGCCCATGTACTTCTTCCTCTGCATGCTGGCTGCCATCGACCTGGCCTTGGCCACGGCCACCGTGCCGCGCATCCTCTCCTTCTACTGGTTCAACAGCAGGGAGATCGGCTTCGGCGCCTGCCTGCTCCAGATGTTCCTCATCCACACGCTCTCGGCCATCGAGTCCACCGTGCTGCTGGCCATGGCCGTGGACCGCTATGTGGCCATCTGCCACCCGCTGCGGCATGCTGCCATCCTCACCAACGCCGCCACGGCCAAAATCGGGCTGCTGGCCATGGCCAGAGGAGTGCTCTtcttcctgcctctgcctctgctgctcctgccccttcccttcTGCGGCTCCCGGGTGCTGTCCCACTCCTTCTGCCTGCACCAGGACGTGATGAACCTGGCCTGCGCCAACACCACCCCCAGCGTGGTGTACGGGCTCACTGCCATCCTGCTGGTCATGGGGCTGGACGCCGTCCTCATCTGCCTCTCCTACATCCTCATCCTTAAGGCCGTCCTGCGCCTCGCGGCGTGGAGGGAGAGGCTCAAAGTGTTCAGCACCTGCATCGCCCACATCTGCGTGGTGCTGGCCTTCTACGTGCCCCTGATCGGGCTGTCTGTGGTGCACAGGTTTGGGAAGGACCTGGCTCCGCTGGTCCACATCATCATGGGCAACATCTACATCCTGGTGCCCGCTGTGCTCAACCCTATCATCTACGGGGTGAGGACCAAGCAGATCCAGAGGAGGATCCTGAGTTTGATCCATGTTAGTGACAGAACTCCCCGGTGA